From the genome of bacterium:
GAATCCCGCGCTTCGCGAACTCGCCCCGGGCCGGTGGGCCGCCTGCCACCGCGCGGACGAGGCGGCGGGTCTGCGCGTGCAGTCCAAAGACGCGCGGCGGTGGCGCGCCGCCGTCTCATGACGGCGCCGCTGATCGACGTCGACGGACTGCGGAAGTACTTTCCGCTGCGCCGTGCCTTCTGGAGCCGCACCGGCGGCCACTACGTTCGCGGCGTCGACGGCGTCTCGTTCGCGGTGCCGCGGGGTTCGTCGCTCGGCATCGCGGGCGAAAGCGGCTGCGGCAAAACCACCCTGGCCCGCCTGCTCGTGCGGCTGCTCGCCGCAACCTCGGGCAGCGTCCGGTTCGACGGCGCCGAGATCGGGCTGCTCGCCGGGCCCCGGCTGCTCGCGTTTCGGCGGCAGGCCCAGATGATGTTTCAGAATCCGTACGAGGCGATCAATCCCCGCTTCACGATCGGTCGGGCGCTCCTCGAACCGCTCATCATCCACCGCATCGGAACGCCGGACGACCGGATGGACCGGGTGACGGCCGCCCTGGCGCAGGTGCAGCTCTCGCCCCCCGGGACATTTGTGGATGCGTTTCCGCACCAGCTGTCGGGCGGGCAGCTGCAGCGCGTCGGTCTGGCGCGCGCCCTGTTGGTCGATCCGATCTTCCTCATCGCCGACGAGCCGGTGTCGATGCTGGACGTCTCCATCCGGGCCGGCATCCTCAACCTCATGAAGGAGATCGCGCGCACCCGCCAGCTCACGACCGTGTATATCTCGCACGACCTCGCGCTCGTCCGCTATGTCTGCGACACCACGATGATCATGTACCTCGGGGCCGTGGCGGAGATGGGGCCGACGCAGGAAGTCCTGACGAGAGCCAAGCACCCGTACACCCGCCTGTTGCTCGCCGCGGCGCCCGTCCCGGACCCGACCTTTCGCGTCCCGGAGATCGCTTCGACGGAGCTCGTGCCGACCGCGATCGGGCCCGCGCGGGGGTGTCCGTTCGTGGACCGCTGCCCCGAGGCGATGCCGGTCTGCCGGACGACCGTGCCGCCGTCGACGCTCGTCGGTCCGGGGCACCACGCGGCGTGCCACTTGTACGTTTGACCGCCGCCACATCCCGCCGGAGGGTGACGATGAAGCGAAAGAACTATCGAGGATACCGGTCGTTCCAGTATCTCGAGCCGGGCGTCGACTACAAGCCGTTCAAGCTCGCCGCACAGCTCGGCCGCGTCGCCTCGACGCCGTATCCTGTGTCCGCGGAGCAGGAGGCGCGCGTCCAGCGGCTGTTCGAGGAACAGGTGGTCATCTCGCTGCACGAGCACTGCTTCGTCGCGCCGGAGAACCTCGAGGAGATCTGGGAGTTCCGGCGGTGGGGGCGCGATTGGACCGCCTACGAAGGGCTGGCCGCCTCGGGTCTCGACGCCGTCTTCGACAACCTGATGGACGGCACGGCGCTCATCCATTCGCGCGCCGGGTGGAAGTGGGACGACGTGCTGACCGATCTCGGCCTGCGGCTTTCCGACATCGCTCACCAGGACATGGTGATCCAGTGCCGCACCGTCGCCGACATCCACCGGGCCAAGGCGAACGGCCAGATCGCGTTCATCCCCGCGCTCGAATGCATCACGATGATCGAAAACGAGCTGGACCGGCTGGACGTCCTCTACGGCTTCGGCGTCCGGAACATGGGGATCGCCTACAGCGAGGGCAATGCCGCCGGCGCCGGTCTGCGCGAGGCGCGGGACGGCGGGCTCACCCAGTTCGGCCGGCAGGCCGTGCGGCGGATGAACCGGCTCGGCGTCGCGATCGACGTCTCACACAGCGGCGACCAGACGAGCCTCGATACGGTCGAGGTGAGCGAGGATCCCGTTTTCATCACGCACGCCGGCGCCCGCGCGCTGTGGAACACGAGGCGGCTGAAGCCGGACGACCTGCTCCGGGCCTGCGCGGCCAAGGGCGGGGTGATCGGCATCGAGGCGGCGCCGCACACGACGCTCACCAAGAAGCATCCGCGCCACACGATCGAGTCCGTCATGGAGCACTTCGAGTACGTGGCGGAGCTCGTAGGGATCGACTCCGTCGCCTTCGGACCCGACACGCTCTTCGGCGACCACGTCGGCCTGCACCACGTGTTCGCGAACCAACTGTCGATCTCGAGCGCGCACGGAACGAAGGACTTCGAGGAGGTCGAGTACGTGGACGGGCTCGAGAATCCCGCGGAGGGATTCTGGAACATCACCCGCTGGCTGGTCGCGCACGGCTACTCGGACGCGGAGATCGCCAAGGCGATCGGCGGCAACGTCCTGCGAGTGCTCGAGCGGGTCTGGGCGCCGAGGAGCGGAGCGGCATGATTACGGCGATCACGGCGCAACGGGTGCTGGACTGTACGGGCAAGGCCCCGATCGAGCGCGGCGTGGTGCTCGTCGAAGGCGAGCGGATCAAGGCGGTGGGCCGGCGCGCCGACGTGGCCGTCCCGGCCCGCGCCGAGGTGATCGACTGCGGCGCGCAGACGGTGCTGCCCGGGCTCGTCGACGCGCACTCCCATGCGTCGATCGTCCCGGGCCTCGGCGACCAGATCGGGCAGTTGCGGCAGCCGCCGGCGCCGCAGCTGCTGCGCGCGGTGCGCAACCTGCGGACCGACTTGTTGTCCGGCGTGACGACGCTGCGGGTCGTCGGTGAGGAGCACTTCCTCGACGTCGAGCTGCGCGACGCGATCGCGGCCGGCCGGCTGCCGGGCCCGCGCCTGCTGGTCGCGACCCGGCCGATCACCGCGCGCAACGGGCACGGCGCGGCGCTCACGTTTTCCGACGGCGAGCAGGAGATTCGCAAGCACATCCGCGAGAACGTCGCGGCCGGCGCGGACCTCATCAAGCTGTTCATGACCGGCGGCGTGTCGAGCAAGGGCACCGCGGCGCGGTGGTACGCGTATTCGCGGCATGAAGTCGAGGTGGCCGTCGAGGAGGCGCATCGCAACAGCAGGCCGGTCGCGGTGCACGCACACGGCGGCCCGGGGGTCCGCATCTGCATCGAGGCGGGCGTCGACACGATCGAGCACGGCAAGCTGACCGAGATGGACGACCTGATCGCGATGCGCCACCGGGGCACGTGGCTCGTCACCAACAACGCCGTCTCAGGGCACCCCGACGGCATCGAGAAGGGCGACGCGCACGTCCCGTCGATCATGGCGAAGCTGCTCGAGTCGCGCGAGAAGTCTCGCGAGAACTTTTCGGCGGTGCTCGAGAGCGGCGTGCGGTGGGCGCTCGGCACCGACTCCATGCACGGCCTGATGTGGTGGGAGATCGCCAAAGTGGTAGAGTGGGGCGCCGACCCGTACGACGCGCTGCGGGCCGGCACCCAGCGCGCCGCCCAGGCGATCGGCCTCGGCGACGACTGCGGTACCCTCGAGCCCGGCAAACGCGCCGACGTCATCTCCGTCGACGGAGACCCGTTGACGGACGTGGCCAGTCTCGCCCGCGTCGGCATCGTGATGCAGGGCGGCCGCCGGCGCGACACGCTCTCGGTGGAGTAGGGCCGGCGCCGTGCGCACGATGAACGCGGCCGTCGTGCACGGGCGCGGCGGGCCGGAGGTCGTCTCCGTCGACCGCGTGCCCGTGCCCGACCTCGGTCCCGGCGAGGCCCTCGTGCGGGTCCGCGCCTGCGCGATGAACCGCATGGACGTGTGGGCGCGAACCGGTCCACCGCAGCCGGTGTTTCCGTGGAAGGGACGGGCCTATCCCGTCATCACCGGCGCGGATATCGCCGGCGAAGTCGAGGCCGCCGCCTCGGGCGTCACCGGCGTCCGGCCCGGCGACCGGGTGGTGGTGTTCGGGGCGCTCTCGTGCGGGCGCTGTGAGTACTGCGCGCGCGGCGAGCAGACGATGTGTCCGGAGTACCGGATCTTCGGTGAGCACACGCAGGGCGGCTTCGCGGAGTACGTGGCGGTGCCGGCGGACAACCTCGAGCCGATCCCGGCGGGCACGGACTTCGCGGCGGCCGCGGCCGGCTCGACCTCCTACTGCACGGCGTGGCGCTGCGTTGTCACGCGCGGCGAAGTGCGGCCGGGAGACGACGTGCTCGTGCTCGCCGCGGGCGGCGGCGTCGGGGTCGCGGCGATCGACATCGCGCGGCAGGCCGGGGCCCGGGTGTTCGCCGGCGCCAGCACCGTGGAGAAGCGCGAGAAGGCGATCGCGCACGGCGCGGCGGCGGCCGTCGACCACGGCACCGCGTTCTCGGCGTGGGTGCTCGAGCAGACCGGCGGCCGGGGGGTCGACATCGTGGTCGATTCGCTCGGCGCGACGTGGCCGGAGAGCATCCGCAGCCTCGCGCGGGGCGGGCGCCTCGTCGTCTGCGGCGCGACACTCGACAACAAGCCCGCGTTCGACATTCGCGAGCTCTACCAGCGCCACCGCTCGATCCGCGGCGCGCCGATGGGCAGCCGCGCGGAGTTCCGGCAGGTGCTGAAACTGCTCGGGCAGGGCCGGCTGCGTCCGACCATCGACTCCGTCTTTCCGCTCGACCGCATCCAGGAGGCCCACCGCCGGGCGGAGAGCCGCGTGCCGTTCGGCAAAATCGTCGTCACGATGTAGCAGACAGAGGGGGTCGAACATGCCCGAGATCCGGCCGAAGGCTACGATCGCCACCCGGGAGTACGACTACGTCGCGCCGCTCGCGCTCGGTGAGGTCACCGCCGATGGGGTCGACCTTCGGATTCGGCGCTCGTTCGACGCGCTGCGCCGGTTTGCCGGCGACGAGGCGATGGAAGGCGGCGAGGCGTCGTTCAGCCAGTACCTGCGGCGCATCGCCTCAGGCGACCGGTCGTTCGTCGGACTGCCGGTGTTCATCATGCGGGAGTTCCGGCACCGCTGCTTCTTCGTGCGCCGCGACAGCGACATGAGCGACGCCGCGCACCTGCGCGGCAAGCGCATCGGAACGGACGCCTGGGGCGCGAGCGGCAACACGTGGAGCCGCGCCATCCTCCGCGGCGCGGGCGTGCCGCTCGACGGCATCCGGTGGTTCGTGGGGCCGGTCAACGCGGGCGACGCCCCGGCCGACACGCGCGACCTCCCGGCCGGGGTCTCGCCGACGCCGGGTGGACGTCCGCTCGGCGAGCTCCTGCTCGCGGGGGATCTCGACGCGCTGATGTGCCCGTGGCCGCCGCGCGGGTTCGACGATCCGCGCTCGAAGATCCGGCGGCTGTACGACGACTACCGGACCGCGGAGCGCGAGTACTACCGGCGCACGCGCATCTATCCGGGCCACCACGTGATCGTGCTGCGCCGCGCCTTCGTCGAACGCCATCCCGGCGCCGTCGTCCCCATCTACCGCGCCTTCGTGGGCGCGCACGAACTGGCGGAACGCCTCCATCTCATCCTGCACGAGACGAGCCCGTGGGTGCTCGCGGATCTCGAGGAGCAGAGGGCGTTGATGGGCCCGGAGTACCGGGCGTACGGGTACCGCGAGAACCGGGCGATGGTGGCGGCGTTCTGCGAGGAGCAATACGCGCAGAGGCTGATCCGTGAACCCCTCGAGCCGGACGCGCTGTTCGCCGACTTCGAGAGCCTGCCGGGTGTCTAGAGCTCGTACCGGAGACGGTAGACCAGCAATTCTTGGAGTTTGAAAAGGACGTCCGGCTCGGCTTCGACGCGGACCGTCCGCGGCGCGATGCGCCGCACGCCCGGGACGAGGGCCGCCGTCTGCGCCATGTCCGTGCGGTTGTAATCGATCTCCATGACGAGCGGATTCGTCACCGCGACCGGCCGGATCTGTCCGCGGGCGCGCACCGCCTCGGCCGCCGCCTCGCGGATGCGCCGGCAGGCTTCGCGCGGATGCAGCGAGGCGGCGACGCCGCGGCCCCGTCCGGTCTTCACCGCGACGGTGCGCGCCTGCGGGAGGAACTCTCGCGTTTGCGCCATCGTCGCCTCGTCGCCGGTGAGCAGCACAACCGGCACGCCGAACCGGCCCGCGACGAGCGCGTTGAGCTCAGCCTCGTTCATCACGCGGTCGTTGATGCGCAGATTGTAGATCATGGTGCTGTTCCAGGTGTGGTCGAGCACGGCGTCCGGCGTGCCGGCGCGTCCGTGGGTCCCGGTGATGAACACCGCGTGGAACGACGCGTCGAGGCCTTCCATTTGCAGCGAGTCGCGCATCGCGCCGCGCAGCAGCACCGCCCGCTCGTCGAGGCGGCCCGGAATGATGTTCTGCATCCCGGCGTGGCTGTCGCAGACGTACACGTCCGTCGCGCCGCCGTCGAACGCGCCGGCCACGGCCGCGCTCACCTCGTCGGTCATCAGCTCGCGGCCTTCCTGGTATTGGCGGGCCGCGTCGAGCGTCTGCAGCGCCGTCGCGACGCCGGCGACCCCTTCGATATCGGCGGAGATGAAGATGCGGCACCCGGCCATCGTGTGACCCCCGTTAAGACGGATAGCGGATCTTCCGCACCATCGCGGGGAGATCGGCGTCGATCAGGCGGCGGCTGCCCGACAGGTCCGTGAGGCACGCCCCGCCGCGCATCCTGTCCTTCAGCACCTTTTCGGCCGCCTCCGCGTCCCGGGCGCGCTTGAGCAGTGCGGGCGCTTCGCCCGGATCGAGCACGAGCACGCCGTTGTCGTCGGCCGTCACGAGGTCGCCCGGGCGTACGGTCACGCCGCCGACGGACACCGGGACGTTGATCGCGCCGCCCATCCCCCACATCTTCGTGGTCAGCGCCGTGAGACCGCGCGCGAACACAGGCAGACGATACTCTTCGATCTCGCGGATATCCGTGGCCAGGCCGTCGATGACGACGCCGGCGACCTTCTGCGTCATCGCGGCGAATGCCACCACGCCTCCAAATCGCGCGTGCACCGTGTCGCCGCTGCCGTCGATCACCAGCACGTCGCCGGGCTTCACGTACTCGAAGCACCGGTGCAGCATCGTCGTGTCCATCGCGGGGGTGCGGACCGTAAACGCCGGGCCGGCGAACTTCACCGGCCGCCACAGTGCCTTGATCCCGCCGTCGACGAATCCGTGGTGGATGAAGTGTCCGACCGTGGCGGGGTCGACGTGCAGGAAGCCCTCCACCAGATCCGGCGGCAGGCGGTCGACCCGCGGGCTGATGCTCATCGTCCGGCCTCACTCTGCTCGCGCGCGCCCGTGCCGAGGTGCGGATCCACCGTGCGGAACCACTTCAAGAAGCCGGCGCACTGCTCCACCGCGTATTCGAGGAGCTGCCGGCCGCGCTCCCCGCTCCCGAGCTTCGGGTCGGAGAGACTGCCGGTCGGCGGAGTAACGTCCTCCATGTCGAGCGGGACCGCGGCGCGGACGCCGTTTACCTTGATGCCGCCGAGCCCGTCGGTCGGCATGCCGAAAACCTTCTGCCGGCCGAAGGCGCCGGCGCGGTGCATCTGCATGCGTTCCGGCCGCAGATACATCATCAGCGATCCGATCGGCTCGCCGCCGTGCCCGAGTTCGACCCTGCCGCCGTAGACGCGCTCGACGAGGTCCGGCGCCTGGATGATCTGGAACGGTGCGATGGAAGGAATGATCAGGCCGTGCGAGCGCCGGTAGCGCCGCTGGACGAGCTCGACGGTGCCGGTGTTGCCGTTGTGGCCGTTGAGGATGACGATGCGCTTGAACTTGTGCAGCAGCAGGCTGTCGATCGTATCCGTCAGCACCGCCGCCAGCGTCTCCGAGCGCAGCGTGATCGTGCCGGGATAATTCCGGAAGTACTCCGAATAGCCGAACGGCAGCGTCGGCGTCAGCACGTCGCCGGAGAGATCCGTGGCGCGGGTACCGATCTCATCGACGATGATGTAATCCCCGCCCGGGCTGTGCGGACCGTGCTCTTCGATCGATCCGAGCGATACGACCGCGGTCGCGCCGCGGGCGATTGCCTCCCGAACTTCCGTCCAGGGCATCTCACCCAGTCTCACGCCGATTCCCTCCTCAAGAGCCATTCGGTCTGGAGCCCCGCTGATTTCAGGAGGAAATTCGTGAGATATGTCAAATATCCTGGCTCACATATCACATATCTTCGAGGGTGATAGAGATTGGCCCCATTAGGACCCGTTCCGGTCAAGCGCCTCGGTGACACCGTATACGAGACGCTTGCCGAAGCGATCGCGTCCGGCCAGCTGCCGGAAGGCGCGAAACTGTTCGAGGATGAGATCGCGAAGCAAATGGGCGTCAGCCGGACGCCGGTCCGGGAAGCGTTCCGCCAGCTCGCGAAAACCGGGCTCGTCGACGCGGATCTATACCGGACGCCCGTCGTGCGTCGGCTTACCCGCCAGGATATCGAGGAAATCTACGCGCTTCGCGAGGCGCTCGAACCGCTCGCTCTCGGCCTCGCGGTGCGCAATCCGGACAGGGCGTGGCTCGACGATCTCGACGCCAAGCAGCGCGCGATCGAAGAGCAATACGCCCTCGGCTCGGCCGGCGTCGCCGAGTCGGTGCACTACAACGAGTTCTTCCACCGTGCCTTCGTGACCGCCAGCCGGCACGAACGGCTCGCCAATATCATGGATCCGTTGTGGATCCAGGTGCTGCGGCTCTCCTTCCTGTCGCATCAGTTGGAACGGCTGCCCTCCGGCCGCCTGCCGCGCGCGATGGCGGAACATCGTGCGATTCTCGAAGCTGCGCGGGATCGGGACGTCGAGCGCGGCGAGACGCTGCTGCGCCGCCACGTTCGTCGAGGACACGAGGATCTGATCGCATCGCTCTTTTCAGCGTCGCTCCAAGGAGGCACGTCGTGAGCATGGTGAACCCGGCAGGCAAGACGCAGACCGCGGCGGCGGCGCCGCGGCCCGGCTTCGTTCTGGTACGCGGGGCGCCGCGGACCGATCCGGCGACGGTCGAGGCGTTCCGCGACGTTCCGGCCGCGCTGGTGTCGGATTCCCAGGGCCGGCAGCTGACGCTGCACCATTCCGTAAAGCCGATCTATCAGCCGATGCCGCGGCTGCTCGGCTCGGCGCTGACGGTGAAGGCGCGGCCCGGCGACAACATGATGGCGATGAAGGCGATCGAGGAGGCGCGGTCCGGGGACGTGCTCGTCATCTCGAGCGACGGCGAGTCCAACCTCTCGGTCTGGGGCGGCATCATGGCCACGATGGCGGTCCGCCGCGAGATCGCCGGCGTCGTGACGGACGGACTCGTGCGCGACGTCGCGCAGATCAGGAAGGCCGGCCTGCCCGTGTTCGCCACCGGATTGACGCCGGCGGCGCCGACCAAGGACGGGCCGGGGCAGCTCAATACGGTCATCGCCTGCGGCAACGTCATCGTGCACCCCGGCGACATCGTGATCGGCGACGAGGACGGCGTCGTGATCGTGCCGCGGGCGGAGGCGGCGTTCGTGCTCGAGATGGTACGCAACCGGCAGGCGCGGGAGCGGATGTGGCTGGAACACATCGCCCGCGACGATTTCAGCCCGCTCGTCAACACCGACGAGGATTTCCGGGCGCGCGGATGCGACATCCGCGGAGCGTAGTGCGGCGGAGCGCCGGTACGGCCGGCGAGTCGGGGGGAGGGTCACGATGAACGAGATCGATCTGCGAGACGTAGCGCGGCTTTTGGGGGTCCGCGGAGCGGGGGTGACACGGCGGGCGCTGCTGCGGCGGGGTCTGTCGGCCGCCGCCGTGACGACGGTGCTGGGAGCCGCGGGGGCGCTCACCGCCGGCGGCCGCGCGTTCTCGCCCGCCGCGGCACTCGCCGCGCCCTCCGTCGCGGGCTCCAAAACGCTCACGCTGGCCCAAGCCGCCGAACCGAGCACGCTCGATCCACAGTTTGAACAGTCCGGAATCATCGGCACGTACTTGAACGCCATGATGGAGCACGTCATGGAGTTCGACCGCAATCTGGCGATCAAGAACGTGCTCGCCCAGACCTCGACGCCTCCCAAGGACGGCGTCACCTACCGCTTCAAACTACGCCCCAATATGAAGTTCTGGAACGGCGAGCCGGTCGATGCGGCCGCGGTGAAGTTCACCTACGACCGCGGGCTCAGCAAGGAAAACCGCGCGAAGGGTCTCAGCGATCCGGTTCCCATTCTCCAGGGCATCGATCACGTGCGGGTGGTGGACCCCCTCACGGTGGAGGTCGTCACCGCAAAGCCGTCCACCCTGGCGTGGCCGTTCTTCTGTCAGGAGTTCATCCTCGCGCCCAAGTACTACGCGTCGCTGAGCTTTCAGGACTCAGCGATCAAGCCGATGGGCAGCGGTCCGTGGAAATTCGGGCACTGGATGAAGGGCGACCGGCTGGAGATGACGGCCAACGCCGATTACTGGCGTGGGAAGCCCCAGATCGACAACCTTGTCTTCCGTACGGTGCCGGACGCGTCCACCCGCCTGGCGATGCTGGAGCGGGGTGAGGTCGACATCATTACCGATGTCGATCCGGACGACCTCCCGACGATCCGCGGCAACGCCAAACTGCGCGCCGAGGCCGCGCTCACGACGTTCCGCGTCCATATCGGCGTGCCGTGCAACCAGGCGAAGTGGAAGGACCGGCGGGCCCGTACCGCCCTGAACTACGCCGTCAATGTCGACAACATCATCAAGTACGTCCTCGGCGGCATTCCGAAAGAGCGGCTCCGTACCCCGGTCATCACGCCGGGCTGGCCGAACGCCAACATCAAGTCCTACCCGTACGATCCGGCAAAGGCGAAGGAGCTCCTGAACGCCGCCGGGTTCGACTGGAACCAGAAGGTCACGCTGTACACCATCACCGGCGGGATGAAGCGCCTCGACGTCGCACAGGCGATTGTCGCCGACCTCAAGAGGCTCGGCATGAGCAGAGCGGAGGTGCAGGTGCTGCAGAGCGCCGAGTTCACCTCGAAGCTCAAAGCGAAGGAGTTCGACGACCTGTATCTCAACCTGCTCGGTGCCCCGAGCTACGGGCCGATCGAGGTGGCGCTTCCGACGGGCGACCTTGCGCTGGACTCATCCCACTTCACGGATGCGACGCAGAACGGGCCCAAGTACCTCGAGCTGTACCACGAGGTGCGGGAGACGTTCGATGTCCGCCGGCAACACGACCTGGTGAACCAGCTGCAGTCGCTGTTCATGGAAGAGTCCGCGTGGATCCTGCTGTACCGTGAGGCCTATCTGTTCGGAGTGAACAAGCGGACGGACTGGCGCCCCACGAGCTACACGCGGATCCACTTCTGGCTGCCCGACGACCGGGACGTGCGGATCACCGGCTGACGGCGTAGACCGTGCTGCGGTACGTCGTCCACCGCGTGCTGCTGGCCGTGCTGGTGGTTGCCGGTGTCTCCATCGTCTCCTTCGGACTGCTCTTTCTTTCGGGCGACCCCGCGGCGGCGCTCGCGGGAGACAACTGGACGCGGACGCAGATCGACGAGTTCCGGCATCAGATGGGATTCGACCGTCCGTGGTACGTGCAGTACGCCGATTTCGTGGCGCGCGCGGTGCGGGGCGACTTCGGCACGTCGCTGCGCGAACACCGGCCGGTGTTCGAGCTGCTGATGGAACGGATGCCGGCGACCCTGGAACTGACGGGGACCGCGTTTCTCATTTCCGCCGTCCTTGGTATCGCGCTCGGCGTCGTCTCGGCGACGCGGCGGCGGTCCCTGTACGACCGGGCGGTTCTCGTGCTGACGCTTGCGGGGCAGTCGATGCCGGTTTTCTGGGTCGGCACGATGCTGATTCTGGTCTTTGCCGTACGGCTTGGGTGGCTTCCCATCGCGGGGCGCGGCGGTGTCAGCCACCTGGTGCTGCCGGCCGTCGCGTTGGGCTTCTTTCCGGTCGCGCGCAACGCGCGCGTCGTCCGGTCGTCCATGCTCGAGGTGCTCGGCGCCGACTACGTGCGGACCGCCCGGGCGAAAGGCCTGCCGGCGCCGCGGGTGCTGCTGGCCCACGCGCTGCGGAACGCCTTGCTGCCGGTGGTGACGCTGCTGGCCCTGGACATCGGGTATCTCCTCAGCGGCGCCGTGATCACCGAGAGCATTTTCGCGTGGCCGGGCGTCGGGCGGCTGACGGTGGCCGCGGTGCTCGGCAAAGACCTGCCGCTCGTCGAAGCGGCGGTCGTTGTGCTCGCCGCCGGCTTTGTCATGATCAACCTCAGCGTCGAT
Proteins encoded in this window:
- a CDS encoding ABC transporter substrate-binding protein, whose protein sequence is MNEIDLRDVARLLGVRGAGVTRRALLRRGLSAAAVTTVLGAAGALTAGGRAFSPAAALAAPSVAGSKTLTLAQAAEPSTLDPQFEQSGIIGTYLNAMMEHVMEFDRNLAIKNVLAQTSTPPKDGVTYRFKLRPNMKFWNGEPVDAAAVKFTYDRGLSKENRAKGLSDPVPILQGIDHVRVVDPLTVEVVTAKPSTLAWPFFCQEFILAPKYYASLSFQDSAIKPMGSGPWKFGHWMKGDRLEMTANADYWRGKPQIDNLVFRTVPDASTRLAMLERGEVDIITDVDPDDLPTIRGNAKLRAEAALTTFRVHIGVPCNQAKWKDRRARTALNYAVNVDNIIKYVLGGIPKERLRTPVITPGWPNANIKSYPYDPAKAKELLNAAGFDWNQKVTLYTITGGMKRLDVAQAIVADLKRLGMSRAEVQVLQSAEFTSKLKAKEFDDLYLNLLGAPSYGPIEVALPTGDLALDSSHFTDATQNGPKYLELYHEVRETFDVRRQHDLVNQLQSLFMEESAWILLYREAYLFGVNKRTDWRPTSYTRIHFWLPDDRDVRITG
- a CDS encoding ABC transporter ATP-binding protein, with translation MARRRLMTAPLIDVDGLRKYFPLRRAFWSRTGGHYVRGVDGVSFAVPRGSSLGIAGESGCGKTTLARLLVRLLAATSGSVRFDGAEIGLLAGPRLLAFRRQAQMMFQNPYEAINPRFTIGRALLEPLIIHRIGTPDDRMDRVTAALAQVQLSPPGTFVDAFPHQLSGGQLQRVGLARALLVDPIFLIADEPVSMLDVSIRAGILNLMKEIARTRQLTTVYISHDLALVRYVCDTTMIMYLGAVAEMGPTQEVLTRAKHPYTRLLLAAAPVPDPTFRVPEIASTELVPTAIGPARGCPFVDRCPEAMPVCRTTVPPSTLVGPGHHAACHLYV
- a CDS encoding creatininase family protein — its product is MRLGEMPWTEVREAIARGATAVVSLGSIEEHGPHSPGGDYIIVDEIGTRATDLSGDVLTPTLPFGYSEYFRNYPGTITLRSETLAAVLTDTIDSLLLHKFKRIVILNGHNGNTGTVELVQRRYRRSHGLIIPSIAPFQIIQAPDLVERVYGGRVELGHGGEPIGSLMMYLRPERMQMHRAGAFGRQKVFGMPTDGLGGIKVNGVRAAVPLDMEDVTPPTGSLSDPKLGSGERGRQLLEYAVEQCAGFLKWFRTVDPHLGTGAREQSEAGR
- a CDS encoding RraA family protein; protein product: MVNPAGKTQTAAAAPRPGFVLVRGAPRTDPATVEAFRDVPAALVSDSQGRQLTLHHSVKPIYQPMPRLLGSALTVKARPGDNMMAMKAIEEARSGDVLVISSDGESNLSVWGGIMATMAVRREIAGVVTDGLVRDVAQIRKAGLPVFATGLTPAAPTKDGPGQLNTVIACGNVIVHPGDIVIGDEDGVVIVPRAEAAFVLEMVRNRQARERMWLEHIARDDFSPLVNTDEDFRARGCDIRGA
- a CDS encoding amidohydrolase family protein translates to MITAITAQRVLDCTGKAPIERGVVLVEGERIKAVGRRADVAVPARAEVIDCGAQTVLPGLVDAHSHASIVPGLGDQIGQLRQPPAPQLLRAVRNLRTDLLSGVTTLRVVGEEHFLDVELRDAIAAGRLPGPRLLVATRPITARNGHGAALTFSDGEQEIRKHIRENVAAGADLIKLFMTGGVSSKGTAARWYAYSRHEVEVAVEEAHRNSRPVAVHAHGGPGVRICIEAGVDTIEHGKLTEMDDLIAMRHRGTWLVTNNAVSGHPDGIEKGDAHVPSIMAKLLESREKSRENFSAVLESGVRWALGTDSMHGLMWWEIAKVVEWGADPYDALRAGTQRAAQAIGLGDDCGTLEPGKRADVISVDGDPLTDVASLARVGIVMQGGRRRDTLSVE
- a CDS encoding membrane dipeptidase, whose translation is MKRKNYRGYRSFQYLEPGVDYKPFKLAAQLGRVASTPYPVSAEQEARVQRLFEEQVVISLHEHCFVAPENLEEIWEFRRWGRDWTAYEGLAASGLDAVFDNLMDGTALIHSRAGWKWDDVLTDLGLRLSDIAHQDMVIQCRTVADIHRAKANGQIAFIPALECITMIENELDRLDVLYGFGVRNMGIAYSEGNAAGAGLREARDGGLTQFGRQAVRRMNRLGVAIDVSHSGDQTSLDTVEVSEDPVFITHAGARALWNTRRLKPDDLLRACAAKGGVIGIEAAPHTTLTKKHPRHTIESVMEHFEYVAELVGIDSVAFGPDTLFGDHVGLHHVFANQLSISSAHGTKDFEEVEYVDGLENPAEGFWNITRWLVAHGYSDAEIAKAIGGNVLRVLERVWAPRSGAA
- a CDS encoding zinc-binding dehydrogenase, giving the protein MNAAVVHGRGGPEVVSVDRVPVPDLGPGEALVRVRACAMNRMDVWARTGPPQPVFPWKGRAYPVITGADIAGEVEAAASGVTGVRPGDRVVVFGALSCGRCEYCARGEQTMCPEYRIFGEHTQGGFAEYVAVPADNLEPIPAGTDFAAAAAGSTSYCTAWRCVVTRGEVRPGDDVLVLAAGGGVGVAAIDIARQAGARVFAGASTVEKREKAIAHGAAAAVDHGTAFSAWVLEQTGGRGVDIVVDSLGATWPESIRSLARGGRLVVCGATLDNKPAFDIRELYQRHRSIRGAPMGSRAEFRQVLKLLGQGRLRPTIDSVFPLDRIQEAHRRAESRVPFGKIVVTM
- a CDS encoding GntR family transcriptional regulator; amino-acid sequence: MAPLGPVPVKRLGDTVYETLAEAIASGQLPEGAKLFEDEIAKQMGVSRTPVREAFRQLAKTGLVDADLYRTPVVRRLTRQDIEEIYALREALEPLALGLAVRNPDRAWLDDLDAKQRAIEEQYALGSAGVAESVHYNEFFHRAFVTASRHERLANIMDPLWIQVLRLSFLSHQLERLPSGRLPRAMAEHRAILEAARDRDVERGETLLRRHVRRGHEDLIASLFSASLQGGTS
- a CDS encoding M55 family metallopeptidase, yielding MAGCRIFISADIEGVAGVATALQTLDAARQYQEGRELMTDEVSAAVAGAFDGGATDVYVCDSHAGMQNIIPGRLDERAVLLRGAMRDSLQMEGLDASFHAVFITGTHGRAGTPDAVLDHTWNSTMIYNLRINDRVMNEAELNALVAGRFGVPVVLLTGDEATMAQTREFLPQARTVAVKTGRGRGVAASLHPREACRRIREAAAEAVRARGQIRPVAVTNPLVMEIDYNRTDMAQTAALVPGVRRIAPRTVRVEAEPDVLFKLQELLVYRLRYEL
- a CDS encoding RraA family protein, with the translated sequence MSISPRVDRLPPDLVEGFLHVDPATVGHFIHHGFVDGGIKALWRPVKFAGPAFTVRTPAMDTTMLHRCFEYVKPGDVLVIDGSGDTVHARFGGVVAFAAMTQKVAGVVIDGLATDIREIEEYRLPVFARGLTALTTKMWGMGGAINVPVSVGGVTVRPGDLVTADDNGVLVLDPGEAPALLKRARDAEAAEKVLKDRMRGGACLTDLSGSRRLIDADLPAMVRKIRYPS